A region from the Corallococcus soli genome encodes:
- a CDS encoding DUF5953 family protein, translated as MTARNELVLTVYTPALQADDGRTLAVVRGMERALPGLRLKWEVGEGGRPIELPQRDAWLVEATARGKLPLLCNGDESHPVTVSGRGRSGRLSPGGQPQLHVQAELPLDATVIAAAGELLEHVGEGARAFWGHATPDAAALDIAYQIAPTLEGPPSPRRGLPALKLFEHIRSPEIPYYLGWLNYWSAPAAQAIGFPDPTRDAELLSRAWRTASGGWLVQLTDTPLDLDNPAHLDALLRAYERFPEIGGRAAP; from the coding sequence ATGACCGCTCGAAATGAACTTGTTCTGACTGTCTACACGCCAGCGCTCCAGGCCGATGATGGCCGCACACTCGCTGTCGTCCGTGGCATGGAGCGAGCGCTGCCCGGCCTACGCCTGAAGTGGGAAGTGGGCGAAGGAGGGCGCCCCATCGAGTTACCGCAACGCGACGCCTGGCTCGTTGAGGCAACAGCACGCGGAAAGCTCCCGCTCCTGTGCAATGGCGACGAGAGCCATCCCGTGACGGTTTCGGGAAGGGGAAGATCGGGACGCCTCAGTCCGGGCGGTCAGCCGCAGCTCCACGTTCAGGCGGAGTTGCCACTGGATGCGACTGTTATCGCGGCAGCGGGGGAGCTGCTGGAGCATGTGGGGGAGGGCGCACGCGCGTTCTGGGGGCACGCGACTCCGGATGCCGCTGCGCTGGACATCGCGTATCAGATAGCCCCCACGCTGGAGGGACCGCCGTCCCCACGCCGGGGGTTGCCCGCACTGAAGCTCTTCGAGCACATCCGCTCGCCCGAGATTCCCTATTACCTCGGGTGGCTGAACTATTGGTCTGCCCCCGCCGCGCAGGCCATCGGGTTCCCGGACCCGACCCGTGACGCAGAGCTGCTGTCGCGGGCGTGGCGCACGGCATCGGGTGGGTGGCTCGTGCAGCTCACCGACACGCCGCTCGACCTGGACAACCCCGCCCACCTGGACGCGCTCCTTCGGGCCTATGAGCGCTTCCCGGAGATCGGCGGGCGTGCAGCGCCTTGA
- a CDS encoding ADP-ribosylglycohydrolase family protein, with amino-acid sequence MDTTAAVAGGIAGLQYGLKGIPHRWRSMLRGEELVAPLLDRLLKPQP; translated from the coding sequence GTGGACACCACGGCCGCGGTGGCGGGCGGCATCGCGGGCCTCCAGTACGGCCTGAAGGGGATTCCGCACCGCTGGCGCTCGATGCTGCGCGGTGAGGAGCTGGTGGCGCCGCTCCTCGACCGGCTGCTGAAGCCCCAACCCTGA
- the metF gene encoding methylenetetrahydrofolate reductase [NAD(P)H], with amino-acid sequence MKIRNCLNPSQPCFSFEFFPPKTDAGVASLLRTVEELAPLNPGFVSVTYGAGGSTRDRTVDLVTHIKEHTGIEAMAHLTCVGHTRDDLRDVLRRLAAARIENLLLLRGDPPQGQQSFEPVPGGFRYAEELVRFVREEDFNFCLGGACYPEGHMETASREDDLKHLKAKVDAGMDFVVTQLFFDNAFYFDFVERARRAGINVPIVPGIMPITNYEQVQRFTRMCGATVPMRLALQMERVKDQPDAVVQLGVAHATVQCMELLARGVPGIHFYTLNKSPATRMIVSALRARS; translated from the coding sequence ATGAAGATCCGCAACTGCCTCAATCCCTCCCAGCCGTGCTTCTCCTTCGAGTTTTTTCCTCCCAAGACGGACGCGGGCGTGGCCTCGCTCCTGCGCACGGTGGAGGAGCTGGCGCCGTTGAATCCGGGGTTCGTGTCGGTGACGTACGGCGCGGGCGGCAGCACGCGGGACCGGACGGTGGACCTGGTGACGCACATCAAGGAGCACACCGGCATCGAGGCCATGGCGCACCTGACGTGCGTGGGCCACACCCGGGACGACCTTCGTGACGTGCTGCGCCGGCTCGCCGCGGCACGCATCGAGAACCTGCTCCTGCTGCGCGGGGATCCGCCCCAGGGGCAGCAGTCCTTCGAGCCGGTGCCGGGCGGGTTCCGCTACGCGGAGGAGTTGGTGAGATTCGTCCGAGAAGAGGATTTCAACTTCTGCCTGGGGGGTGCGTGCTATCCGGAGGGGCACATGGAGACGGCGTCGCGCGAGGACGACCTCAAGCACCTGAAGGCCAAGGTGGATGCGGGGATGGACTTCGTGGTGACGCAGCTCTTCTTCGACAACGCCTTCTATTTCGACTTCGTGGAGCGGGCGCGACGGGCCGGCATCAACGTGCCCATCGTCCCCGGCATCATGCCCATCACCAACTATGAGCAGGTCCAGCGCTTCACGCGCATGTGCGGCGCCACGGTGCCCATGCGGCTGGCGCTACAGATGGAGCGCGTGAAGGACCAGCCGGACGCGGTGGTGCAGCTGGGGGTCGCGCACGCCACGGTGCAGTGCATGGAGCTGCTGGCGCGCGGCGTGCCGGGCATCCACTTCTACACACTCAACAAGTCCCCGGCGACGCGGATGATCGTCAGCGCGTTGAGGGCCCGCTCATGA
- the gcvT gene encoding glycine cleavage system aminomethyltransferase GcvT, which translates to MTRRTPLNEAHRKLGARMVDFVGWDMPVQYSSVIAEHEAVRTAVGLFDVSHMGEVEFLGPGALETVNRLISNDLSRIQDGQAVYAGLLNDLGGFVDDVVAYRFSPERILICVNSSNREKDFTWMKARAEGVSPVDRGDEFAQIAVQGPKAVGLVQRLTKADLSKIGTYRFAEGEVAGVKSIISRTGYTGEDGFELYCPADDAVKLWDALLEAGQPDGVKPCGLGARDSLRTEMKYALYGNDIDDAHTALEAGLGWIVKLDKPGGFIGKDALVAQKAAGVQRKLVGFEVTGAGIPRHGYPILKDGARVGEVTSGTQGPTVKKPIGMGYVPAALATEGSTFDVEIRGRAVPAVVVKTPFLKKS; encoded by the coding sequence ATGACCCGGCGCACGCCCCTCAACGAGGCCCACCGAAAGCTGGGGGCCCGGATGGTCGACTTCGTCGGTTGGGACATGCCGGTGCAGTACAGCTCCGTCATCGCCGAGCATGAGGCCGTGCGCACCGCCGTCGGCCTCTTCGACGTCTCGCACATGGGGGAGGTGGAGTTCTTGGGCCCCGGCGCGCTGGAGACGGTGAACCGGCTCATCTCCAACGACCTGTCGCGCATCCAGGACGGCCAGGCCGTCTACGCGGGCCTGCTCAACGACCTGGGCGGTTTCGTGGACGACGTCGTCGCCTACCGCTTCAGCCCGGAGCGCATCCTCATCTGCGTCAACTCCAGCAACCGCGAGAAGGACTTCACCTGGATGAAGGCGCGCGCGGAGGGCGTCTCGCCGGTGGACCGGGGGGACGAGTTCGCGCAGATCGCCGTCCAGGGCCCCAAGGCCGTGGGCCTGGTGCAGCGGCTGACGAAGGCGGACCTGTCGAAGATCGGCACCTACCGCTTCGCCGAAGGGGAGGTCGCGGGCGTGAAGTCCATCATCTCCCGCACGGGCTACACGGGCGAGGACGGCTTCGAGCTGTACTGCCCCGCCGACGACGCGGTGAAGCTCTGGGACGCGCTCCTGGAGGCCGGCCAGCCGGACGGCGTGAAGCCCTGCGGCCTGGGCGCGCGCGACTCGCTGCGCACGGAGATGAAGTACGCGCTGTACGGCAACGACATCGACGATGCGCACACCGCCCTGGAGGCGGGCCTGGGGTGGATCGTCAAGCTGGACAAGCCGGGCGGCTTCATCGGCAAGGACGCGCTTGTCGCGCAGAAGGCCGCGGGCGTGCAGCGCAAGCTCGTGGGCTTCGAAGTCACCGGCGCGGGCATCCCCCGCCACGGCTACCCCATCCTCAAGGACGGCGCCCGCGTGGGCGAAGTCACCAGCGGCACGCAGGGCCCCACCGTGAAGAAGCCCATCGGCATGGGCTACGTGCCCGCGGCGCTCGCCACCGAGGGCTCCACCTTCGACGTGGAGATCCGCGGCCGGGCCGTGCCCGCCGTCGTCGTGAAGACCCCCTTCCTCAAGAAGTCCTGA
- the gcvH gene encoding glycine cleavage system protein GcvH has product MSDSIPQDLKYTKEHEWARVGTKTVVVGVTAHAQEALGDVVYVELPKLGTQLVEGKQFGVIESTKAVSDLYAPISGTVVAVNDALTGNPSIINTDPYGQGWIVELEPLDGEQVGKLLDAAAYGALLK; this is encoded by the coding sequence ATGTCCGATTCCATCCCGCAGGACCTGAAGTACACGAAGGAACACGAGTGGGCCCGCGTCGGGACCAAGACCGTGGTGGTGGGTGTCACCGCCCACGCCCAGGAAGCGCTGGGCGACGTGGTCTACGTGGAGCTGCCGAAGCTCGGCACCCAGCTGGTGGAGGGCAAGCAGTTCGGCGTCATCGAGTCCACCAAGGCCGTGTCGGACCTGTACGCGCCCATCAGCGGCACCGTGGTGGCGGTGAACGACGCGCTCACCGGCAACCCGTCCATCATCAACACCGACCCGTATGGGCAGGGCTGGATCGTGGAGCTTGAGCCCCTGGACGGCGAGCAGGTGGGCAAGCTCCTGGACGCCGCCGCGTACGGCGCGCTCCTGAAGTAG
- the gcvP gene encoding aminomethyl-transferring glycine dehydrogenase, with translation MSLNWKYQESFAGRHIGPEAPEVKQMLSTLGVDSLDAFIERTVPPAIRSQEPLRLPAGRGEMEVLSQLEAIAAKNQVFRSFIGMGYHDTHVPNVILRNVFQNPGWYTQYTPYQAEIAQGRLEALLNFQTMVTDLTGMEVANASMLDEGTAAAEAMGLALHAARGDTTGAAFFVAEGCHPQTLDVVRTRALPLGVEVVVGDHRTVDLSAKKFFGALVQYPATDGVVHDYRAFGEKVHAAGGLLIVAADLLSLTLLTPPGEFGADVAVGTAQRFGVPLGYGGPHAAYFATKNAYTRVMPGRLIGVSEDSQGLPALRMALQTREQHIRREKATSNICTAQVLLAVMAGMYAVYHGPDGLKAIAERVHGLTVVLSRGLAKLGFKPRHDQFFDTLRVELTTAQVRGVLAAAEGAKMNFRRIDDKTLGLALDETTRAKDVEDILTAFIQGANKSAQPVVLEDVAANLESPLAPEVRRTSAFLTHPIFNRYHSETEMLRYVRRLEAKDLSLTHSMIPLGSCTMKLNATAEMIPVTWPQFSKLHPFAPTSQAAGYKVIFEQLEHALSQVTGFAGCSLQPNAGSQGEYAGLLVIRAYHQARGQGHRDVCLIPSSAHGTNPASAVMAGYQVVVTKCDENGNIDLKDLAARADEYKDRLAALMVTYPSTHGVFEEEIREICATIHERGGQVYMDGANLNAQVGLTAPGLIGADVCHINLHKTFCIPHGGGGPGMGPICVASHLVKFLPGHPVIQTGGADAIGAISAAPWGSASILLISWMYMQMMGGEGLTEATKLAILNANYVAERLQPHYPVLYRGKRGRVAHECILDLRPLKKTAGVEVEDVAKRLMDYGFHAPTVSFPVAGTLMIEPTESESKAELDRFCDAMIAIRQEIRDVEEGRAPKDNNVLKNAPHTARTLTAPEWNRPYTREQAVFPTPWVRDNKFWPSVGRLNNVLGDRKLVCSCPPIEDYASPAQQVA, from the coding sequence ATGTCCTTGAACTGGAAGTACCAGGAGTCCTTCGCCGGCCGGCACATCGGCCCGGAGGCCCCCGAAGTGAAGCAGATGCTGTCCACGCTGGGCGTGGACTCGCTCGACGCGTTCATCGAGCGCACCGTGCCGCCCGCCATCCGCTCGCAAGAGCCGCTGCGCCTGCCCGCCGGCCGCGGTGAGATGGAGGTGCTGTCGCAGCTGGAGGCCATCGCGGCGAAGAACCAGGTGTTCCGGTCCTTCATCGGCATGGGCTACCACGACACCCACGTCCCCAACGTCATCCTGCGCAACGTCTTCCAGAACCCGGGCTGGTACACGCAGTACACGCCCTACCAGGCGGAGATCGCCCAGGGTCGCCTGGAGGCGCTGCTCAACTTCCAGACGATGGTGACGGACCTCACCGGCATGGAGGTGGCCAACGCCTCCATGCTGGATGAAGGCACCGCCGCGGCGGAGGCCATGGGCCTCGCGCTGCACGCGGCCAGGGGCGACACCACGGGCGCGGCGTTCTTCGTGGCGGAGGGCTGCCATCCGCAGACGCTGGACGTGGTGCGCACGCGCGCGCTGCCGCTGGGCGTGGAGGTCGTCGTGGGCGACCACCGCACGGTGGACCTGTCCGCGAAGAAGTTCTTCGGCGCCCTGGTGCAGTACCCGGCCACCGACGGCGTGGTGCACGACTACCGCGCCTTCGGCGAGAAGGTGCACGCGGCGGGCGGCCTGCTCATCGTCGCGGCGGACCTCCTGAGCCTCACGCTGCTCACGCCCCCCGGCGAGTTCGGTGCGGACGTGGCGGTGGGCACCGCGCAGCGCTTCGGCGTGCCGCTGGGCTACGGCGGCCCGCACGCGGCCTACTTCGCGACGAAGAACGCCTACACCCGCGTGATGCCGGGCCGCCTCATCGGCGTGTCCGAGGACTCGCAGGGCCTGCCCGCGCTGCGCATGGCGCTCCAGACGCGCGAGCAGCACATCCGCCGTGAGAAGGCGACGAGCAACATCTGCACCGCGCAGGTGCTGCTGGCGGTGATGGCCGGCATGTACGCCGTCTACCACGGGCCGGACGGCCTCAAGGCCATCGCGGAGCGCGTGCACGGCCTCACCGTCGTGCTGTCGCGGGGCCTGGCGAAGCTGGGCTTCAAGCCGCGCCACGACCAGTTCTTCGACACGCTGCGCGTGGAGCTGACCACGGCGCAGGTGCGCGGCGTGCTGGCCGCCGCGGAAGGCGCGAAGATGAACTTCCGCCGCATCGACGACAAGACGCTGGGCCTGGCGCTGGATGAGACGACGCGCGCGAAGGACGTGGAGGACATCCTCACGGCCTTCATCCAGGGCGCGAACAAGTCCGCGCAGCCGGTGGTGCTGGAGGATGTGGCCGCCAACCTGGAGAGCCCGCTGGCGCCGGAGGTCCGCCGCACGAGCGCGTTCCTCACGCACCCCATCTTCAACCGCTACCACTCCGAGACGGAGATGCTGCGGTACGTGCGGCGGCTGGAGGCGAAGGACCTGTCGCTCACGCACTCCATGATTCCGCTGGGCAGCTGCACCATGAAGCTCAACGCCACCGCGGAGATGATCCCGGTGACGTGGCCGCAGTTCAGCAAGCTGCACCCGTTCGCGCCCACCTCGCAGGCGGCCGGCTACAAGGTCATCTTCGAGCAACTGGAGCACGCGCTGTCGCAGGTGACGGGCTTCGCCGGGTGCTCGCTCCAGCCCAACGCGGGCAGCCAGGGTGAGTACGCGGGCCTGCTCGTCATCCGCGCGTACCACCAGGCGCGCGGGCAGGGGCACCGCGACGTGTGCCTCATCCCGTCCTCCGCGCACGGCACCAACCCGGCCTCCGCGGTGATGGCCGGCTACCAGGTCGTCGTCACGAAGTGCGACGAGAACGGCAACATCGACCTCAAGGACCTGGCCGCCCGCGCGGACGAGTACAAGGACCGGCTGGCCGCGCTGATGGTGACGTACCCGTCCACGCACGGCGTGTTCGAGGAGGAGATCCGCGAAATCTGCGCGACCATCCACGAGCGCGGCGGTCAGGTGTACATGGACGGCGCCAACCTCAACGCGCAGGTGGGCCTCACCGCGCCGGGCCTGATTGGCGCGGACGTGTGCCACATCAACCTGCACAAGACGTTCTGCATCCCGCACGGCGGCGGCGGACCGGGCATGGGCCCCATCTGCGTGGCCAGCCACCTGGTGAAGTTCCTGCCCGGACACCCGGTCATCCAGACGGGCGGGGCGGACGCCATCGGCGCCATCTCCGCGGCGCCGTGGGGCAGCGCCAGCATCCTGCTCATCTCCTGGATGTACATGCAGATGATGGGCGGCGAGGGCCTCACGGAGGCGACGAAGCTGGCCATCCTCAACGCCAACTATGTCGCCGAGCGGCTCCAGCCCCACTACCCGGTGCTCTACCGGGGCAAGCGCGGCCGGGTGGCCCACGAGTGCATCCTGGACCTGCGGCCGCTCAAGAAGACCGCGGGCGTGGAGGTGGAGGACGTGGCCAAGCGCCTCATGGACTACGGCTTCCACGCGCCCACCGTGTCGTTCCCGGTGGCGGGCACGCTGATGATTGAACCCACGGAGAGCGAGTCCAAGGCGGAGCTGGATCGCTTCTGCGACGCGATGATCGCCATCCGCCAGGAGATCCGCGACGTGGAGGAGGGCCGCGCCCCGAAGGACAACAACGTCCTCAAGAACGCGCCGCACACCGCGCGCACGCTCACCGCGCCGGAGTGGAACCGCCCCTACACCCGCGAGCAGGCCGTGTTCCCCACGCCGTGGGTGCGCGACAACAAGTTCTGGCCCTCCGTGGGACGCCTCAACAACGTGCTCGGGGACCGGAAGCTCGTGTGCTCGTGCCCGCCGATTGAGGACTACGCGTCGCCCGCGCAGCAGGTCGCGTAG
- a CDS encoding cation diffusion facilitator family transporter, with amino-acid sequence MEATLVDRNTALQERNRKVRSVLLAILVANWVVAVAKLVFGLLAQSASVTADGLHSFIDGGSNVLGLVAMGVASQPADADHPYGHGKFEALASLGIGAMIGVGMLELGRMAFDSLLHDKHPTVSVTMAGVMVLTLGINLIVTRVERHYGEKYKSALLLADAKHTLSDVFVSLAVLASIGLVALGFPRADGLIALGVMLFVAWVAYGIIRQAVGILSDTARLDPAQVSQHTLAVAGVRSCRAVRSRGMEESVYVDLKIEVDPQLTTAQAHEVADKVEQTLHGAYPQVVDVVVHVEPSGHS; translated from the coding sequence GTGGAAGCCACCCTCGTCGACCGAAACACCGCGCTCCAGGAGCGCAACCGGAAGGTCCGCTCCGTCCTCCTGGCCATCCTCGTGGCCAACTGGGTCGTCGCGGTCGCGAAGCTCGTCTTCGGGCTGCTCGCCCAGTCCGCGTCGGTGACGGCGGACGGGCTGCACTCCTTCATCGACGGCGGCTCCAACGTGCTGGGGCTGGTCGCCATGGGCGTCGCGTCCCAGCCGGCGGACGCGGACCACCCCTACGGCCACGGCAAGTTCGAGGCGCTCGCGTCGCTGGGCATCGGCGCGATGATTGGCGTGGGCATGCTGGAACTGGGGCGCATGGCGTTCGACTCGCTCCTGCACGACAAGCACCCCACGGTGTCCGTGACGATGGCGGGGGTGATGGTGCTCACGCTCGGCATCAACCTCATCGTCACGCGCGTGGAGCGGCACTACGGGGAGAAGTACAAGAGCGCGCTGCTGCTCGCGGACGCGAAGCACACGCTGTCGGACGTGTTCGTCAGCCTCGCGGTGCTGGCCTCCATCGGCCTGGTGGCGCTGGGCTTCCCTCGCGCGGACGGGCTCATCGCGCTGGGCGTCATGCTCTTCGTCGCCTGGGTGGCCTACGGCATCATCCGGCAGGCGGTGGGCATCCTCTCCGACACGGCGCGGTTGGATCCGGCGCAGGTGTCCCAGCACACGCTCGCGGTGGCCGGCGTGCGCTCGTGCCGCGCCGTGCGCAGCCGGGGCATGGAGGAGAGCGTCTACGTGGACCTGAAGATTGAAGTGGACCCCCAGCTCACCACCGCGCAGGCCCACGAGGTCGCGGACAAGGTGGAGCAGACGCTGCACGGCGCCTACCCGCAGGTGGTGGACGTCGTCGTGCACGTGGAGCCGTCCGGGCACTCCTGA
- a CDS encoding energy transducer TonB family protein gives MGKGSSTDWRERRKQRAPWRYLVAAVLALLGQAAIVGIVLLASLLQTNLAGEKRPVPRPTSVAVRPLTSDQWAKNRGPTSPQVKNRPTEKRDPKEEKKPEETKPQGQVVDVAPGNDQVSPDAKYLAESNNTVQKETRARDQTAFYRNAMPQKTAPQKQEGAPTEQVQPPRVSGNNGQGADDKPKTQGGQKPSFEMPETRRKQEIAMKTDPRERGPGMAVKNQSESHATPGNAKRLRIQPGEGDDSEEDGSTGRTGSPGLATLMPSQAAMDRVVGAAPNDMLQDQEEGDGTFLNTREWKYASFFNRVKQSVGMHWNPNEQLRVRDPTGNIYSGRDRQTLLTITLDDRGQVKDIRVEKSSGLDFLDMEAVSSFKRAQPFPNPPSGLLSQDATVRFQFGFFLEMGGGPRMRLFRQ, from the coding sequence GTGGGCAAGGGTTCCTCGACAGACTGGCGGGAGCGGCGCAAGCAGCGCGCGCCGTGGCGCTATCTGGTGGCGGCCGTCCTGGCGCTCCTGGGCCAGGCAGCCATCGTGGGCATCGTGCTCCTGGCGTCCCTGCTCCAGACGAACCTTGCCGGCGAGAAGCGCCCCGTGCCCCGCCCCACGTCCGTGGCGGTGCGCCCCCTCACGTCGGACCAGTGGGCGAAGAACCGGGGCCCCACGTCCCCGCAGGTGAAGAACCGCCCCACCGAGAAGCGCGATCCGAAGGAGGAGAAGAAGCCGGAGGAGACGAAGCCCCAGGGCCAGGTGGTGGACGTGGCGCCGGGGAATGATCAGGTGTCCCCGGACGCGAAGTACCTGGCGGAGAGCAACAACACCGTCCAGAAGGAGACGCGCGCCAGGGACCAGACGGCCTTCTACCGCAACGCCATGCCCCAGAAGACGGCGCCCCAGAAGCAGGAGGGCGCGCCCACGGAGCAGGTGCAGCCGCCGCGCGTGTCCGGCAACAACGGCCAGGGCGCGGACGACAAGCCGAAGACGCAGGGTGGCCAGAAGCCCTCCTTCGAGATGCCGGAGACGCGCCGCAAGCAGGAGATCGCCATGAAGACGGATCCGCGCGAGCGCGGCCCGGGCATGGCGGTGAAGAACCAGTCGGAGAGCCACGCCACCCCGGGCAACGCGAAGCGCCTGCGCATCCAGCCCGGCGAGGGCGACGACAGCGAGGAGGACGGCTCCACCGGCCGCACCGGCTCGCCGGGGCTGGCCACGCTGATGCCCTCGCAGGCGGCGATGGACCGGGTGGTGGGCGCGGCGCCCAACGACATGCTCCAGGACCAGGAGGAAGGCGACGGCACCTTCCTCAACACGCGCGAGTGGAAGTACGCGAGCTTCTTCAACCGCGTGAAGCAGAGCGTGGGGATGCACTGGAACCCCAACGAGCAGCTGCGCGTGCGCGACCCGACGGGCAACATCTACTCCGGGCGCGACCGTCAGACGCTGCTCACCATCACCCTGGACGACCGCGGGCAGGTGAAGGACATCCGGGTGGAGAAGAGCAGCGGCCTGGACTTCCTGGACATGGAGGCCGTGTCGTCGTTCAAGCGCGCCCAGCCCTTCCCCAACCCGCCCTCCGGGCTCCTGAGCCAGGACGCGACGGTGCGCTTCCAGTTCGGCTTCTTCCTGGAGATGGGCGGCGGCCCGAGGATGCGGCTCTTCCGTCAGTAG
- a CDS encoding SpoIID/LytB domain-containing protein: MNRGNARRRPFYSLPVIPGQTRRRGREDRDARPRGGYGAAAVSKAVLLLTALLLASCATSAPAPLPEPRTQGLGEPEVSTSASPADAGVALPDAGPPLLDPLTSGLPGPQDLKRLDFRNGEPRLPIKLMEGRDVVTFSPRGRMRLRFGGPGDKMLDAPAGSRWTVRVTQGEPAQWSARLQLGEFRFADKAGLQEAQETWRARGVAVRTHTLGSVYGIAGKVIDNRRYLLLTEEALTPEAAAREQAELLRRFGLRTTLFEEVRKPSSAILEVKDENDAVVGLAQDRLDAETPDGSGFDVRQVEYGVGYDFHAFEDRAFRGALQFAADRSGKLAVVNVVPLEDLLKGLVPSEIFARAHPEALKAQAVTARGEVLAKVGIKHLADPYLLCSEQHCAVYRGRTGEAASTTAAVEATRGEALFSKDGRLVDSVYSAVCGGHTEDNDVVWGGAPDPSLRGRPDLLEAAPGVPGPSSLKAWLATPDVPAACRLSSFAQPTKFRWEKRFTQAQVDALTQKLGVGPIQALSLSERGVSGRAKLLTLAGLKGATQVRGELNIRRLFGMLNSSMATVEAERDAEGRLTGWLFRGGGWGHGVGMCQTGAIGRAEAGHLYPEILRYYFNGAEVAPIY, encoded by the coding sequence ATGAACAGGGGCAACGCACGGCGTCGGCCGTTCTATTCACTGCCGGTCATCCCCGGCCAGACGCGCCGCAGGGGAAGGGAGGACCGTGACGCCCGACCGCGCGGCGGCTACGGTGCCGCCGCCGTGTCCAAAGCCGTCCTCCTCCTGACCGCCCTGCTGCTCGCCTCCTGTGCCACGTCGGCGCCCGCCCCGCTTCCCGAGCCCCGGACCCAGGGACTGGGCGAGCCAGAGGTCTCCACGAGCGCGAGCCCCGCCGACGCGGGCGTGGCGCTCCCGGACGCGGGCCCCCCGCTGCTGGATCCGCTCACCTCCGGGCTGCCCGGGCCGCAGGACCTGAAGCGCCTGGACTTCCGCAACGGCGAGCCGCGGCTGCCCATCAAGCTCATGGAGGGGCGGGACGTGGTGACGTTCTCGCCGCGCGGCCGGATGCGCCTGCGCTTCGGCGGGCCGGGCGACAAGATGCTGGATGCGCCCGCGGGCTCCCGGTGGACGGTGCGGGTGACGCAGGGCGAACCCGCGCAGTGGAGCGCGCGGCTGCAGTTGGGGGAGTTCCGGTTCGCGGACAAGGCGGGCCTCCAGGAGGCGCAGGAAACGTGGCGCGCGCGGGGCGTGGCGGTGCGCACGCACACGCTGGGCTCGGTGTACGGCATCGCGGGGAAGGTCATCGACAACCGGCGCTACCTGCTGCTGACCGAAGAGGCCCTCACGCCCGAGGCGGCGGCGCGGGAGCAGGCGGAGCTGCTGCGCCGCTTCGGCCTGCGCACCACCCTCTTCGAGGAGGTCCGCAAGCCGTCGAGCGCCATCCTCGAGGTGAAGGACGAGAACGACGCGGTGGTGGGCCTGGCCCAGGACCGGCTGGACGCGGAGACGCCGGACGGCAGCGGCTTCGACGTGCGGCAGGTGGAGTACGGCGTGGGCTACGACTTCCACGCCTTCGAGGACCGCGCCTTCCGGGGCGCGCTCCAGTTCGCGGCGGACCGGAGCGGCAAGCTCGCGGTGGTGAACGTCGTGCCGCTGGAGGACCTGCTCAAGGGCCTGGTGCCCTCCGAAATCTTCGCGCGCGCGCACCCGGAGGCGCTCAAGGCGCAGGCCGTCACCGCGCGGGGCGAGGTGCTGGCGAAGGTGGGCATCAAGCACCTGGCGGACCCCTACCTGCTGTGCTCGGAGCAGCACTGCGCCGTGTACCGGGGCCGCACCGGCGAAGCGGCCAGCACCACCGCCGCGGTGGAGGCCACCCGGGGCGAGGCCCTGTTCAGCAAGGACGGGCGGCTGGTGGACTCCGTCTACAGCGCCGTGTGCGGCGGCCACACGGAGGACAACGACGTGGTGTGGGGCGGCGCGCCCGACCCCAGCCTGCGCGGCAGGCCCGACCTGCTGGAGGCCGCGCCGGGCGTGCCGGGGCCGTCCTCCCTCAAGGCATGGCTGGCCACCCCGGACGTGCCCGCCGCGTGCCGGCTGTCCAGCTTCGCCCAGCCGACGAAGTTCCGGTGGGAGAAGCGCTTCACGCAAGCACAGGTGGACGCGCTCACGCAGAAGCTGGGCGTGGGGCCCATCCAGGCCCTGAGCCTGTCCGAGCGCGGGGTCTCCGGTCGGGCGAAGCTGCTCACGCTGGCCGGCCTGAAGGGCGCCACCCAGGTCCGGGGAGAGCTGAACATCCGGCGGCTCTTCGGGATGCTCAACAGCAGCATGGCCACGGTGGAAGCCGAGCGGGACGCCGAGGGCCGCCTCACCGGGTGGCTGTTCCGGGGCGGAGGCTGGGGCCACGGCGTGGGCATGTGTCAGACAGGCGCCATTGGCCGGGCGGAAGCCGGACACCTCTACCCGGAGATCCTGCGCTACTACTTCAACGGCGCGGAGGTCGCGCCCATCTATTGA